A part of Candidatus Deferrimicrobium borealis genomic DNA contains:
- a CDS encoding aldehyde ferredoxin oxidoreductase has translation MYQRVLLVDPATGFYKMKRYGFDRYFGPVDLGIHLSETYRSLNFGVGVFAGSIFPGSNRLVVTGVSPCWQGYYISSMGGAGLVFNNLGINMLSLVGKAPVPSVLYLNRNHGEEIEAEVVPIDVETVWKEGRTGVYSITDRVYRMFGSRYENDPRILAVGPAALQTDMGGIMSVPITRGKISHIDTWAGRGGFGSAMAREHGIVAVIYGGTAADEDFRDRTVADEWFRNKYDQRLIQKDLEVTTKYRYDEKLHTGGTFGVNFATMGGRIMAFNYRTIHLPEEERTSFHQKFIVDHYLKQFNEETIVKRQQGTCGEPCAAVCKKMNGIYKKDYEPYQTMGPLCGVFDQRAAEKLNHHCDAMGFDAISCGGVLAWLMDLLDEGLLTPEELGVTRMPRWDAAGFDIVEDSMHNAELGCELIDAILERSGILDFREGVRKWSRIRSREKGTALHDRLVYIAFSRGGWMVPNQYWVSGVLVPMAIMGKYYMIYSFDFIPPRTLGRMCAERMKKELLLDNLGICRFHRGWAEELLPEVMGNLYDCRERFLRAIDVLASRLHSRNSPIFWESERNIDFLHTFLKRKKEIDRDVHPELSAWLDKFCRDRVEAAREFWYETLKGIDESLREFF, from the coding sequence ATGTATCAGAGGGTGTTGCTGGTCGATCCGGCCACCGGTTTTTACAAGATGAAAAGGTACGGCTTCGACCGCTATTTTGGTCCGGTCGACTTGGGTATCCACCTTTCCGAGACGTACCGGAGCCTCAATTTCGGTGTCGGCGTTTTTGCCGGCTCGATCTTTCCGGGCTCGAACCGCCTGGTGGTAACCGGGGTCTCCCCCTGCTGGCAAGGGTATTACATCAGCTCCATGGGTGGCGCGGGGCTGGTCTTCAATAACCTGGGGATCAACATGCTCAGCCTGGTGGGAAAAGCCCCGGTCCCGTCGGTTCTCTACCTGAACCGTAACCACGGAGAGGAAATCGAAGCGGAGGTGGTTCCCATCGATGTCGAAACTGTCTGGAAAGAAGGACGGACCGGGGTCTACTCCATCACGGACCGGGTCTACCGGATGTTCGGCAGCCGCTACGAGAACGACCCCCGCATCCTCGCAGTCGGCCCGGCAGCCCTCCAGACCGACATGGGGGGAATCATGTCGGTTCCCATCACCAGGGGGAAGATCAGTCACATCGATACCTGGGCCGGTCGCGGCGGTTTCGGCAGCGCCATGGCCCGGGAGCACGGCATAGTGGCTGTCATCTATGGCGGCACGGCGGCCGACGAGGATTTCCGGGACCGTACGGTGGCCGACGAGTGGTTCAGGAACAAATACGACCAGCGGCTCATACAGAAGGATCTGGAGGTGACCACCAAGTACCGCTACGACGAAAAGCTCCATACCGGCGGCACGTTCGGCGTGAACTTCGCCACAATGGGCGGCCGGATCATGGCGTTCAACTATCGCACCATCCATCTGCCAGAGGAAGAGCGCACCTCCTTTCATCAGAAATTTATCGTCGATCACTACCTCAAACAATTCAATGAAGAAACGATCGTCAAACGTCAGCAAGGCACCTGCGGCGAACCTTGCGCCGCAGTCTGCAAGAAGATGAACGGTATCTACAAGAAGGACTACGAGCCGTACCAAACCATGGGACCCCTCTGCGGCGTATTCGACCAGCGTGCCGCCGAGAAGCTCAATCATCACTGCGACGCCATGGGCTTCGATGCCATCTCCTGCGGAGGTGTGCTGGCCTGGCTCATGGACCTTCTGGACGAAGGGCTCCTGACCCCGGAAGAACTCGGCGTCACCCGGATGCCCCGCTGGGATGCGGCGGGCTTCGACATTGTCGAAGACTCGATGCACAATGCCGAACTGGGGTGCGAGTTGATCGACGCCATTCTGGAACGGAGCGGCATCCTGGATTTCCGGGAGGGCGTGCGTAAATGGAGCCGTATCCGTTCCCGCGAGAAAGGTACGGCGCTTCACGACCGGTTGGTCTACATCGCTTTCAGTCGAGGGGGATGGATGGTCCCGAACCAGTACTGGGTTTCCGGCGTCCTGGTCCCCATGGCCATCATGGGCAAGTACTACATGATTTACAGCTTCGACTTCATACCACCCCGGACTCTGGGGAGGATGTGCGCGGAGCGCATGAAAAAAGAGCTCCTCCTCGACAACCTGGGAATTTGCCGTTTCCACAGGGGGTGGGCCGAAGAACTCCTCCCCGAGGTCATGGGTAACCTGTACGACTGCCGGGAGCGGTTCCTGCGCGCCATTGACGTGCTGGCCAGCCGCCTCCACAGCCGCAACAGCCCCATTTTCTGGGAATCGGAGCGGAACATCGACTTTCTGCATACCTTCCTGAAACGGAAGAAGGAGATTGATCGGGACGTCCACCCCGAGCTTTCCGCATGGCTCGACAAGTTTTGTCGGGACCGGGTCGAGGCCGCACGGGAGTTCTGGTACGAGACCCTCAAGGGAATCGACGAAAGCCTGCGGGAATTCTTCTGA
- a CDS encoding efflux RND transporter periplasmic adaptor subunit: MKGNFTFVSVLMGLVLGVTLAACKGEHEKKQVRNDPVPVSVGKVRQIREQETITVSGSVNAPNSPASVSFLVSGKVVFSGPREGEYVRQGQVLASIDPTDYQLALAAAKAQEDQAEVAYKRAEDEHRRMKMLYDSKSLAPNDYLKFKAAFDSAAQQYEQAVASEKLTRKRLTDATLYAPASGYIAKRYIEVGDTASPARPAFEIVQLDPVEVTVGVPETDVHLVRIGQKAEIRIPAQPEKTFDGTLRVLNVSADPNTRTYMARIRVPNPHHFLRLGMIAEATIRGDRTVALMTVPGNAVVRDPQGATRVFVYYPDQGRVYAKRVETGSGVGKDLVIKSGLSGDERIVLAGQAKLEDGLAVTATGEEERR; this comes from the coding sequence ATGAAGGGAAACTTCACATTCGTGTCCGTGTTGATGGGTCTGGTTCTGGGAGTGACCCTCGCCGCCTGCAAGGGCGAGCATGAGAAGAAGCAGGTGCGGAACGATCCGGTCCCGGTGTCGGTCGGGAAGGTCCGGCAGATCCGGGAGCAGGAGACGATCACGGTGAGCGGAAGCGTCAACGCGCCGAATTCGCCGGCGAGCGTCTCCTTCCTCGTTTCGGGGAAGGTCGTCTTCTCCGGGCCGCGCGAGGGGGAATACGTGCGCCAGGGGCAGGTCCTCGCCTCCATCGATCCGACCGATTACCAGCTGGCACTGGCGGCGGCCAAGGCACAAGAAGACCAGGCCGAAGTCGCGTATAAACGTGCCGAGGACGAGCATCGGCGGATGAAAATGTTGTACGACTCGAAGAGCCTGGCGCCCAACGATTACCTGAAATTCAAGGCTGCGTTTGATTCCGCCGCCCAGCAGTACGAGCAGGCCGTTGCCTCGGAAAAGCTGACCCGGAAACGTCTTACCGATGCAACGCTCTATGCCCCCGCCAGCGGCTACATCGCGAAACGGTACATCGAGGTCGGCGATACCGCCTCTCCGGCACGCCCCGCCTTCGAGATCGTCCAGCTGGATCCCGTGGAGGTGACCGTCGGCGTTCCGGAAACCGACGTCCACCTGGTCCGGATCGGGCAGAAGGCGGAGATCCGGATTCCCGCGCAGCCCGAGAAGACATTTGACGGCACCCTTCGTGTCCTCAACGTTTCCGCGGACCCGAATACGCGCACCTACATGGCGAGGATCCGCGTTCCCAATCCCCATCACTTCCTGCGGCTCGGGATGATCGCGGAAGCGACCATTCGCGGGGACCGGACCGTCGCCCTGATGACAGTGCCCGGCAATGCGGTGGTCCGGGATCCCCAGGGCGCAACCCGGGTATTCGTCTACTACCCCGACCAGGGACGCGTGTACGCGAAGCGGGTCGAGACCGGTTCCGGGGTCGGCAAGGATCTCGTGATCAAGAGCGGACTTTCCGGAGACGAGCGGATCGTCCTTGCCGGGCAGGCGAAGCTCGAAGACGGCCTGGCCGTTACAGCGACCGGGGAGGAGGAGCGCCGATGA
- a CDS encoding PqiC family protein, with product MIPSSRRGTVLALLAACLVAAGCASTLPSKFYTLTPLQAVDATAGVTPVEEGDVLAVGPVRLPDYLDRPQIMTRSEGNEIRMAETERWAGSLQEDVSRVLVENLSSLLSGKHVAVVRWSSAMQTMAPFRKRLAVEVLRFEGPVGGTVILKARYALFGPDGKKVISAGESIVREPASGSDYESLTAAMSRALATFSREVAAAVLAR from the coding sequence TTGATCCCCTCGTCCCGCCGCGGAACGGTCCTCGCGCTCCTCGCGGCGTGCCTGGTGGCCGCCGGGTGCGCCAGCACGCTTCCGTCGAAGTTCTACACACTGACCCCCCTGCAAGCCGTCGATGCGACCGCCGGGGTCACCCCTGTGGAGGAGGGGGATGTCCTCGCGGTGGGGCCGGTGCGGCTCCCCGACTACCTGGACCGCCCCCAGATCATGACCCGGTCGGAGGGAAACGAGATCCGGATGGCCGAGACGGAGCGGTGGGCCGGCTCCCTCCAGGAGGACGTCTCGCGCGTACTGGTCGAGAACCTCTCCTCCCTGCTCTCCGGAAAGCACGTCGCCGTGGTGCGCTGGTCGTCGGCGATGCAGACCATGGCACCGTTCCGGAAGCGGCTGGCCGTCGAGGTCCTGCGCTTCGAGGGCCCGGTGGGCGGAACGGTGATACTGAAGGCGCGGTACGCCCTGTTCGGGCCCGATGGCAAGAAGGTGATCTCCGCGGGCGAGTCGATCGTCCGGGAACCCGCCAGCGGGTCGGATTACGAGTCGCTGACCGCGGCGATGAGCCGGGCCTTGGCGACGTTCAGCCGGGAGGTCGCCGCGGCGGTCCTGGCCCGGTAG
- a CDS encoding MlaD family protein, with the protein MGKQASRTVIGAFVVGAIALAVAGVLVFGSGKLLSKQARFVMFFDGSLKGLQVGAPVVMQGVKIGEVTDIYVMADPATLEFYNPVFVKIDPGKIRVAGQETTTWKTREEESSDYQALVKKGMKAQLVLQSYVTGQLWVGLDLYPDKPVRLVGMIKDVPEIPTIPPTLEELSKTVGNLPLKEIAGKLDNVLTGIDRLVNSPELQRTVVNLEKTTGDIDRLVKRVDSQVEPLSADVRRTLEEANKTLASAQGALAQAEKTLAFKEGVPGQVAENLLATLTSARSALDESRKALVEVQGLTAQSAYLGYEAGSTLEEMKSLSRSMRSLTDYLERHPESLIRGKSPDKGEIR; encoded by the coding sequence ATGGGAAAGCAGGCGAGCAGGACGGTGATCGGCGCATTCGTCGTAGGGGCGATCGCACTGGCGGTCGCCGGGGTCCTTGTTTTCGGCTCCGGGAAGTTGCTCTCGAAACAGGCACGGTTCGTGATGTTCTTCGATGGGTCGCTGAAGGGACTGCAGGTAGGGGCCCCGGTCGTGATGCAGGGGGTCAAGATCGGCGAGGTGACGGACATCTATGTGATGGCCGATCCCGCGACGCTCGAGTTTTACAACCCTGTCTTCGTAAAAATCGATCCGGGCAAGATCCGGGTCGCAGGGCAGGAAACGACGACATGGAAAACGCGGGAAGAGGAATCTTCGGATTATCAGGCATTGGTAAAAAAAGGGATGAAAGCCCAGCTCGTGCTGCAGAGTTACGTCACCGGGCAGCTGTGGGTTGGATTGGACCTTTACCCCGACAAGCCGGTTCGCCTGGTCGGGATGATCAAGGACGTCCCGGAGATCCCCACGATCCCCCCCACCCTCGAGGAACTTTCGAAGACGGTCGGGAATCTGCCGTTGAAGGAGATCGCCGGGAAACTGGACAACGTGCTTACGGGGATCGACCGGCTCGTGAACTCCCCCGAACTGCAACGGACCGTCGTCAACCTGGAAAAAACAACCGGGGACATCGACCGGCTGGTGAAACGCGTGGACTCCCAGGTGGAGCCGCTCTCCGCTGACGTCCGGCGCACGCTGGAAGAGGCGAACAAGACGCTGGCTTCCGCCCAGGGAGCCCTCGCCCAGGCGGAAAAGACTCTGGCGTTCAAGGAGGGAGTGCCCGGGCAGGTCGCCGAGAACCTCCTGGCGACCCTCACTTCCGCACGGAGCGCCCTCGATGAAAGCCGGAAAGCACTCGTGGAGGTGCAGGGCCTCACCGCCCAGAGCGCCTACCTGGGGTACGAGGCCGGCAGCACGCTCGAAGAGATGAAATCCCTTTCGCGTTCCATGCGCTCCCTCACGGATTACCTGGAGCGGCACCCGGAATCGCTGATCCGGGGGAAATCCCCCGACAAAGGAGAGATCCGTTGA
- a CDS encoding AI-2E family transporter — MAIGLLLLSFVVVALFIVNRVRAVMPTEIGAVELKVRGLYKINEGYKSLMGLDPSQTRGNRIYGLARAELDPKVDWINRLLALTPEETSLFLAARPHGPDAPSGSDRLFDHYRANLHTLKVRAQAALPRTGEVGAARPVPAETPEPLLKAPLAILGNILSAWFIAPLVFLFLLRDTGEIKRVLLSAVPNPLFEPALRVLEDLDRALGSYMRGIFLECALLGLSVTVLLAIVGVAPRWAIVIGIFTGATNVVPYMGTAVALFGGLAYALLTEEMHPVLPMVNAGNFVFWVVAAVGVAEVLKNIFFEPFVLGGAVKLHPLVVVIGVVGGGILFDLVGLLLAIPTITIVKVSISSTARQLKVYGLV; from the coding sequence TTGGCGATCGGGCTGCTGCTCTTGTCATTCGTGGTTGTCGCTCTTTTCATCGTGAACCGGGTCCGCGCAGTCATGCCTACCGAAATCGGAGCCGTCGAGCTTAAGGTCCGCGGGCTCTACAAAATCAATGAGGGCTACAAATCCCTGATGGGGCTCGACCCATCCCAAACCCGGGGCAACCGGATCTACGGATTGGCGCGCGCCGAGTTGGACCCGAAAGTGGACTGGATCAACCGGCTTCTCGCACTTACGCCGGAAGAGACCTCCCTGTTCCTCGCCGCGCGCCCTCACGGCCCCGATGCGCCTTCCGGGTCTGACCGTTTGTTCGATCACTATCGAGCAAATCTCCATACGCTCAAGGTGCGCGCACAGGCGGCGCTCCCTAGAACAGGGGAGGTTGGAGCCGCTCGTCCGGTTCCTGCCGAGACGCCGGAACCTTTATTGAAGGCGCCTCTCGCAATTCTGGGCAACATCCTCTCCGCCTGGTTTATCGCTCCCCTTGTCTTTCTCTTCCTTCTGAGGGATACCGGCGAGATCAAGCGCGTCCTCCTCAGCGCAGTCCCCAACCCCCTGTTCGAACCGGCCTTGAGGGTCCTGGAGGATCTCGACCGTGCGCTGGGCAGCTACATGCGCGGCATCTTCCTGGAGTGCGCCCTGCTGGGCCTGAGTGTGACGGTGCTTCTCGCTATCGTGGGCGTTGCCCCCCGTTGGGCAATCGTTATCGGGATCTTCACCGGGGCGACCAACGTGGTTCCGTACATGGGTACGGCGGTTGCCTTGTTTGGAGGCCTGGCCTATGCCCTGTTGACGGAGGAAATGCACCCGGTGCTCCCCATGGTGAATGCAGGGAACTTTGTGTTCTGGGTCGTTGCCGCGGTAGGAGTAGCCGAAGTACTCAAGAATATCTTTTTCGAGCCGTTTGTGCTCGGCGGAGCCGTCAAGCTTCACCCGCTCGTGGTGGTGATCGGGGTCGTGGGCGGCGGCATCCTGTTCGACCTTGTCGGGTTGTTGCTGGCGATACCGACCATCACCATCGTCAAAGTCTCCATCTCGAGCACCGCCAGACAACTCAAAGTGTACGGGCTGGTTTGA
- a CDS encoding ion channel has product MMEIQKENIFRHLTESWSEERKLTGLVIALMFHAVVGYPLVSVIGSSVAIQLTNNLVLFAVLLLGLFALTHHKIIRMVLGGIILVAISVRSARFVFGAHWLLGWDILLSLVASIAFVSITLRYAYKEGPVTSQRIQAAVAAYLLIVLAFALGYMLISFLIPGAFGFAEKAPNIDDPRFEYILHYFSISTITTLGYGDIVPVHPFARTLATVEALVGQLFPAILLARLVSLSVVDRERTHK; this is encoded by the coding sequence ATGATGGAAATACAAAAAGAAAACATCTTCCGACATCTTACTGAATCCTGGTCCGAAGAACGGAAACTGACAGGGTTGGTTATCGCTCTGATGTTTCACGCAGTCGTAGGCTATCCTCTTGTAAGTGTGATCGGCAGCAGTGTTGCAATTCAACTTACAAACAATTTGGTTCTATTCGCCGTACTTTTACTGGGCCTTTTTGCATTGACCCACCATAAAATCATCCGAATGGTTCTTGGAGGGATTATTCTCGTCGCAATCTCTGTCCGTTCGGCACGCTTTGTCTTCGGAGCACATTGGCTCCTGGGGTGGGACATCTTGCTGTCACTGGTGGCGTCGATTGCATTTGTGAGCATTACTCTGAGATATGCCTACAAAGAAGGCCCGGTAACCTCGCAGCGCATTCAAGCAGCCGTTGCGGCATACCTGCTTATCGTACTCGCATTCGCTTTAGGCTATATGCTGATCTCCTTTCTCATCCCCGGGGCCTTCGGGTTCGCGGAAAAGGCACCCAACATTGACGACCCCCGATTTGAGTACATTCTTCATTATTTCAGCATCTCGACGATTACCACACTGGGGTACGGAGACATCGTTCCTGTGCATCCTTTCGCCCGGACGTTAGCGACAGTAGAAGCCCTTGTCGGGCAGCTTTTTCCGGCCATCCTTTTAGCGCGGCTGGTGTCATTGTCCGTAGTAGATAGAGAAAGGACTCATAAGTAA
- a CDS encoding cyclic nucleotide-binding domain-containing protein, with the protein MQKKSYPGLKKILFPLQKARDFLDTSGPGRVMFGPALETAAGGRGQDLVDFLKQVSLFTDLAHGDLRQLARIVHERVFRDGEIIFEQGTPGAALYLLRGGTVELVRKGRDGEEIPLAMLEPPASFEEMAAVGVEVVHWASARARGPVSLVAIGRSDLDALSSNLPRLAIKIHRKLGQIIAVQLQMLLEAEYFNEGSEP; encoded by the coding sequence ATGCAGAAGAAATCCTATCCCGGCCTCAAGAAAATCCTGTTCCCGTTGCAAAAGGCCCGGGACTTTCTGGATACCTCAGGTCCGGGGCGGGTGATGTTCGGCCCGGCTTTGGAAACGGCCGCAGGCGGGAGGGGACAGGACCTCGTGGACTTCCTCAAGCAGGTATCTCTCTTCACGGACCTCGCACACGGGGACCTCAGACAACTCGCCCGGATCGTTCACGAACGAGTCTTCCGGGACGGCGAGATCATCTTTGAACAGGGAACACCCGGCGCGGCCCTGTACCTCTTGCGAGGCGGCACCGTCGAGCTCGTGAGGAAAGGACGGGATGGCGAGGAAATCCCCCTTGCCATGCTGGAGCCGCCCGCTTCCTTTGAGGAGATGGCTGCGGTGGGGGTCGAGGTGGTCCACTGGGCCTCGGCCCGGGCTCGCGGCCCAGTCTCCCTGGTGGCCATCGGACGTTCCGATCTGGATGCCCTGAGTTCTAATCTCCCGCGCCTGGCGATCAAAATACACAGGAAGCTTGGCCAAATCATTGCCGTGCAGCTCCAGATGCTTTTGGAGGCTGAATATTTCAATGAGGGGAGTGAACCGTGA
- a CDS encoding ATP-binding cassette domain-containing protein encodes MSGTKEPCIVAKELTMAFGSFVLQRDLNFTVNRGDIFIIMGGSGCGKSTLLRHLVGLQTPAKGQILYGDVDFWGLEPEERERFMRRFGILYQSGALWSSMTLAQNVALPLEEYTDLAPDSIRERVSLKLALVGLSGFEEYYPSEISGGMKKRAGLARAMAMDPDILFFDEPSAGLDPISARLLDELILELRDSLGATVVVVTHELASIFTIGNNSVFLDPEAKTMLAAGDPKELRDGCPNPTVRNFLTRGEAGFAGK; translated from the coding sequence ATGAGCGGAACAAAGGAACCGTGCATCGTCGCGAAGGAGCTGACGATGGCGTTCGGCAGCTTCGTCCTCCAGCGGGACCTGAACTTCACGGTCAACCGGGGCGACATCTTCATCATCATGGGCGGGAGCGGTTGCGGAAAGAGCACCCTGCTGCGGCACCTGGTCGGCCTGCAGACCCCCGCGAAGGGCCAGATCCTTTACGGGGACGTCGACTTCTGGGGATTGGAACCGGAAGAGCGGGAGAGGTTCATGCGCCGGTTCGGCATCCTCTACCAGAGCGGGGCGCTGTGGAGCTCCATGACGCTGGCGCAGAACGTCGCCCTCCCGCTGGAGGAGTACACCGACCTGGCCCCGGATAGCATCCGGGAGCGCGTATCGCTCAAGCTGGCGCTGGTGGGGCTCTCGGGATTCGAGGAGTATTACCCCTCCGAGATCAGCGGGGGGATGAAAAAGCGGGCCGGATTGGCGCGGGCCATGGCGATGGACCCCGACATCCTCTTCTTCGACGAGCCGTCTGCGGGGCTGGACCCGATCAGCGCGCGGTTGCTGGACGAGCTGATCCTGGAGCTTCGGGACAGCCTCGGGGCGACGGTCGTGGTGGTGACCCACGAGCTGGCGAGCATCTTCACGATCGGAAACAACTCGGTCTTCCTCGATCCGGAGGCGAAGACGATGCTCGCTGCGGGGGACCCGAAGGAGCTCCGGGACGGGTGCCCGAACCCGACGGTGAGAAACTTCCTGACGCGGGGCGAGGCGGGGTTCGCCGGGAAGTGA
- a CDS encoding transporter, translating to MLKILINNPLLLFFVVAAIGYPLGRIRIRGSSLGVAAVLFVGLAIGSIHPDLKLPEIVYMLGLATFVYTIGLASGPAFVASLQREGMRNNLLVIGMLVFATILTLIAQRMLHLKATVAVGLFAGSLTSTPALAGVLETIKQIQTGVGIDQLLAEPVMGYSVTYPMGVMGGILAISLLQKLWKVNYADEARNLNIPGAAGEALRRATIRVSWDGAERETITELSRREKWDVVFGRVKRGDSFLLPGPRGRLRLGDLVAVVGTESELERVAAVLGERCEEEIGLERSEYEYRRIFVSNPRVAGRQLGSLTLYERFGATVTRVRRGDDDFLPHDNMVLQPGDRVRVVARRDRMADVTSFFGDSYRAVSEVDILSFSLGLALGLLLGIVPIPLPGGITLKLGFAGGPLIVALILGTVERSGNLVWSLPYSVNMTLRQTGLVMLLAGIGTRAGYGFVSTFATEGGFSIFAAGAAITFLTALATLWVGHRLMKIPMNLLIGMVGGGQTQPAVLAYTLEQTGNDLPNIGYASVYPVATIGKILLAQVLLTLSP from the coding sequence ATGCTGAAAATTCTCATCAATAATCCTCTTCTTCTTTTCTTTGTTGTGGCCGCAATAGGTTACCCTCTCGGACGGATCAGGATCAGAGGAAGCAGCCTGGGTGTTGCCGCCGTCCTTTTTGTTGGCTTGGCCATTGGATCGATTCATCCCGACTTGAAGCTGCCGGAGATCGTCTACATGCTCGGCCTGGCGACGTTCGTCTACACCATCGGCCTGGCGAGCGGGCCGGCGTTTGTGGCCTCGCTGCAGCGAGAGGGGATGCGCAACAATCTGCTTGTCATAGGGATGCTGGTTTTTGCCACGATACTTACCTTGATCGCCCAGCGAATGCTTCACCTCAAGGCCACGGTGGCCGTCGGACTCTTTGCAGGGAGCCTGACCAGCACACCCGCCCTGGCCGGGGTCCTGGAAACAATCAAGCAGATACAAACCGGGGTCGGAATTGACCAGCTTCTCGCGGAACCGGTTATGGGATACTCCGTCACCTATCCCATGGGGGTGATGGGTGGAATTCTCGCCATCAGCCTCTTACAGAAGCTTTGGAAGGTCAATTATGCCGATGAGGCAAGGAATCTCAATATTCCAGGCGCTGCAGGCGAAGCGCTCCGGCGGGCAACCATCCGCGTGTCCTGGGATGGCGCGGAACGGGAAACCATTACCGAACTCTCACGCAGGGAAAAATGGGATGTTGTCTTCGGGCGCGTAAAACGGGGCGATTCCTTCCTGTTGCCGGGTCCACGGGGTCGCCTGCGGCTGGGAGACCTGGTGGCGGTGGTTGGGACAGAGTCTGAACTGGAGCGGGTTGCAGCCGTACTTGGGGAGAGATGTGAAGAGGAGATCGGCTTGGAACGAAGCGAATACGAATACCGGCGGATATTCGTTTCAAATCCGCGGGTGGCGGGACGGCAACTCGGGAGCCTTACGCTGTATGAGCGTTTTGGGGCAACAGTGACACGGGTACGGCGGGGGGACGACGACTTTCTGCCTCACGACAATATGGTTCTTCAACCGGGAGACCGTGTCCGCGTGGTGGCTCGCCGGGACCGGATGGCGGATGTGACCTCTTTTTTCGGCGACTCCTACCGTGCCGTTTCCGAAGTTGACATTCTCTCTTTCAGCCTTGGGCTGGCCCTGGGGCTTCTGTTGGGGATTGTGCCCATCCCGCTCCCCGGCGGGATCACTCTGAAGCTCGGCTTTGCCGGTGGTCCCCTCATCGTAGCGCTCATCCTCGGAACGGTGGAACGTTCCGGGAACCTGGTCTGGAGCCTTCCCTACAGCGTAAACATGACCCTGCGGCAGACCGGACTGGTTATGTTATTGGCGGGAATCGGGACGCGGGCGGGATACGGATTCGTCTCTACGTTCGCGACCGAAGGGGGATTTTCGATTTTTGCCGCCGGAGCCGCGATCACCTTTCTTACAGCCCTTGCCACCCTTTGGGTCGGACACCGGCTGATGAAGATTCCGATGAACCTGCTCATAGGGATGGTGGGAGGGGGCCAGACCCAGCCGGCGGTCCTGGCGTACACTCTGGAACAGACAGGGAATGATCTTCCCAATATCGGCTATGCTTCTGTTTACCCCGTAGCTACCATCGGAAAAATTCTGCTCGCGCAGGTGTTGTTGACGCTATCGCCGTAA
- a CDS encoding ABC transporter permease, whose amino-acid sequence MLAFDRPNGSTLVVRITGDWAAGNRLPSAGEVEKELSSGPGVRRVAFDAAALGKWDSGLLTFLLKVFDRCSAEGIAMEKSGLPPGIVRLLDLATAVPERKGARREAKRDPFLARVGSAAAKAWKSNRDTVTFVGDVAVGVLRMFRGKARFRRSDLLEIVQECGAQALPIVSLISVLVGLILAFVGAIQLKAFGAQLYVADLVGIAMVREMAAIMTGIIVAGRTGAAFAARLGTMQVNEEIDALKTMGFSPTEFLVIPRIVALFLMMPLLCLYADLMGVLGGMIVGVTLLDLGPVQYYLQTKAAVHLNNLWIGLFMSAVFGVLVAFSGCLRGIQCGRSASAVGEATTSAVVTGIVSIIVATAVINVVCNVLGI is encoded by the coding sequence ATGCTGGCCTTCGACCGCCCCAACGGGAGCACCCTGGTCGTCCGGATCACAGGGGACTGGGCCGCCGGGAATCGCCTGCCGTCGGCCGGGGAGGTCGAAAAGGAACTCTCCTCCGGGCCCGGCGTACGCCGGGTCGCCTTCGACGCCGCGGCGCTGGGAAAATGGGACAGCGGCCTCCTCACCTTCCTCCTCAAGGTGTTCGACCGGTGCTCCGCCGAGGGCATCGCGATGGAGAAATCTGGCCTTCCCCCGGGGATCGTGCGGCTCCTCGACCTTGCCACGGCGGTCCCCGAGCGGAAAGGGGCCCGCCGGGAGGCGAAACGGGACCCGTTCCTCGCCCGGGTCGGTTCGGCCGCGGCGAAGGCCTGGAAGTCGAACCGCGACACCGTCACCTTCGTCGGCGATGTGGCCGTGGGCGTCCTCCGGATGTTCCGGGGGAAGGCGCGGTTCCGCCGGTCCGACCTGCTGGAGATCGTCCAGGAGTGCGGGGCCCAGGCCCTCCCCATCGTCTCGCTGATCAGCGTGCTGGTGGGGCTGATCCTCGCCTTCGTGGGGGCCATCCAGCTCAAGGCGTTCGGCGCCCAGCTCTACGTGGCGGACCTGGTGGGGATCGCCATGGTGCGGGAGATGGCGGCGATCATGACCGGGATCATCGTGGCGGGGCGCACGGGGGCGGCGTTCGCCGCGAGGCTGGGGACGATGCAGGTGAACGAGGAGATCGACGCCCTGAAGACGATGGGGTTCTCCCCGACCGAGTTCCTCGTCATCCCGCGGATCGTCGCCCTCTTCCTGATGATGCCGCTGCTGTGCCTGTACGCGGACCTGATGGGGGTGCTCGGGGGGATGATCGTCGGGGTCACGTTGCTCGACCTCGGGCCCGTGCAGTACTACCTGCAGACCAAGGCCGCGGTGCACCTGAACAACCTCTGGATCGGGCTGTTCATGAGCGCGGTGTTCGGGGTGCTGGTGGCGTTCTCGGGGTGCCTCCGCGGGATACAGTGCGGCCGCAGCGCATCGGCGGTCGGGGAGGCGACGACGTCGGCGGTGGTGACCGGGATCGTCAGCATCATCGTGGCCACGGCGGTGATCAACGTGGTCTGCAACGTGCTGGGGATCTGA